The following nucleotide sequence is from Gloeocapsa sp. PCC 73106.
TGGTCGTGGGGCTTTAGCGTGCAAAGAAAATGTGGGACAAGAAATAGAAATTTATCGAACTAGAGAAATAACGATCGCTCCCTTGGGAAATATGCCAGTGATTAAAGATTTAGTGGTAGATATGTCAGGTTTTTGGAATAACTTAGAGGAAATTGAGCCCTATGTTAGCAGTAAAAGTAGGTCGGTACCAGAACGAGAGTTTTTACAAAGTCCAGCCGAAAGAGAACAATTAAATCAAACAGGAAACTGTATCATGTGTGGTGCTTGTTACTCAGAATGTAATGCGGTAGGAGTAAATAAGGAATTTGTAGGACCCCACGCTTTAGCGAAAAGTTTACGCCTAGTTAAAGATTCTCGAGATGATCAAACAGAAGCAAGACTAGAAGATTATAACCAAGGAACCAAAGGTGTCTGGGGTTGTACGCGTTGTTATATGTGTGATGCTGTTTGTCCGATGGAGGTAGCGCCAATGGAACAAATCAGTAAAATTAAACAGGAAATATTGACCAGAAAAGAAACAGGAACTCGGGCAATTCGTCATCGCAAACTCTTAATCAATTTG
It contains:
- a CDS encoding succinate dehydrogenase/fumarate reductase iron-sulfur subunit; its protein translation is MEVLFKIWRQNTNEAGKMQSYSLEVEPGNTILDCLNKIKWELDGTLAFRKNCRNTICGSCAMRINGRGALACKENVGQEIEIYRTREITIAPLGNMPVIKDLVVDMSGFWNNLEEIEPYVSSKSRSVPEREFLQSPAEREQLNQTGNCIMCGACYSECNAVGVNKEFVGPHALAKSLRLVKDSRDDQTEARLEDYNQGTKGVWGCTRCYMCDAVCPMEVAPMEQISKIKQEILTRKETGTRAIRHRKLLINLVKQGGWIDERKFGLLLTSNYFRDLKGLLSIFPLGWKMLLSGKIPVKFEASEGQEQVRSLIEAVQNSSK